From the genome of Pelobacter propionicus DSM 2379, one region includes:
- a CDS encoding IPT/TIG domain-containing protein yields MIRAFFVLLVLLALPLTTTALAAERPRRMASATAPTGSPAISILSIIPAQAEPGGRVLMSGSGFGSEISAFLGSVEIPARVSDGKLVEFTVPARLQPGLYVLYLKRADGVSSRPYNFSILPLRPVLSGLSPDQIGACSQGREREVLAQGRSFTESSLLLFDGAGIRSRFVSPEAISFTVPAVSGGLHQIVVKNPPDSLSQPMALTIETRPEISQVTMGSEHVNYYELIIEGKNFQQGASIYVDGQRIGGKVGVGNGNRERLIYGDCGKLIYQRHPYSSTSKELRIQVVNPDDEASQVVNVTAP; encoded by the coding sequence ATGATACGCGCATTTTTCGTTCTGCTTGTTCTCCTGGCTCTTCCCCTGACAACCACGGCGCTTGCTGCCGAACGCCCCCGACGTATGGCTTCCGCGACCGCCCCCACAGGCAGCCCTGCCATCAGCATCCTCAGCATCATACCTGCCCAGGCCGAACCGGGGGGGAGGGTGCTGATGAGCGGATCGGGCTTTGGTAGCGAGATCAGCGCGTTTCTGGGCAGCGTGGAGATTCCCGCCAGGGTCAGCGACGGGAAGCTGGTGGAATTCACCGTGCCTGCCCGGCTGCAGCCTGGCCTGTATGTGCTCTACCTGAAGCGGGCGGATGGCGTCAGCAGCCGTCCCTATAACTTTTCCATCCTGCCGCTGCGTCCCGTGCTGAGCGGGCTCTCTCCCGACCAGATCGGCGCCTGCTCCCAGGGGAGGGAGCGTGAGGTGCTGGCCCAGGGACGCAGCTTCACCGAAAGCTCTCTGCTGCTCTTCGACGGCGCCGGCATCAGGAGCAGGTTCGTCTCCCCCGAGGCCATCTCCTTCACTGTTCCAGCGGTATCGGGAGGCCTGCATCAAATCGTGGTCAAGAATCCGCCCGATTCCCTCTCCCAGCCCATGGCACTGACCATCGAAACCAGGCCGGAGATCAGCCAGGTCACCATGGGAAGCGAGCACGTCAACTACTACGAACTGATCATCGAGGGGAAGAACTTCCAGCAGGGAGCGTCGATCTATGTGGATGGACAGCGCATCGGTGGAAAAGTGGGGGTGGGTAACGGAAACCGGGAGCGGTTGATCTATGGTGACTGCGGCAAACTGATTTATCAGCGCCATCCCTATTCGTCCACCAGCAAGGAGTTGCGCATCCAGGTGGTCAACCCGGACGACGAGGCGAGTCAGGTGGTGAACGTGACAGCGCCGTGA
- a CDS encoding DUF2721 domain-containing protein yields MADFSDIGTTSHVIQLAVAPAFLLTAIGAMMSVMAGRLARVIDRARLLEGRLESAAEECLAALHRDLGTLSHRANLINVAITLCTAAAIVVCTVIAVLFLGNLFLFNMSIPIALLFILAMLFLVLGLIIFLREIFIATASLRIGPHDTGGFVRSSPRR; encoded by the coding sequence GTGGCAGATTTCAGTGATATCGGAACCACATCGCACGTCATTCAGCTGGCCGTGGCACCGGCTTTTCTGCTCACGGCCATTGGCGCCATGATGAGCGTGATGGCGGGTCGGCTGGCGCGCGTGATCGACCGCGCCCGGTTGCTGGAGGGGAGGCTTGAAAGTGCCGCGGAGGAGTGCCTCGCCGCACTCCATCGTGACCTCGGCACCCTTTCCCATCGGGCAAATCTCATCAATGTGGCCATCACCCTCTGCACCGCGGCCGCGATCGTGGTCTGCACCGTCATTGCCGTTCTCTTTCTGGGCAACCTGTTTCTGTTCAACATGTCCATACCCATCGCACTGCTCTTCATTCTGGCCATGCTCTTTCTGGTGTTGGGACTCATCATCTTTCTGCGCGAAATCTTCATCGCTACAGCCAGCCTGCGCATCGGTCCCCACGATACGGGTGGCTTTGTCCGTAGTTCCCCAAGGAGATGA